GCGGCCATCTCCAACCCTTCAAAAGCAAGCGTCAGCTCGCCCACAACGGGGTGATTGAACGTCTTGAAACCCGTCCCATGATGGCGGACGTTGTGCGCACCCCAGCGTTTCCGGAACTCATCGCTGCGGGTACCCAACTCACCGATGAGGTCATGAAGTTCCTTATTGTGGGGATCGCGACCGGCTTCGGTCCGCAGGATTGACACGGTCACCTCGGCGAACGCATCCCAATCAGGATAGAAATCATGAGCGCGTTCATCCAAGAACGTGAAGCGCGCGATGTTCGGTGGTTGGCCTGGCATGTCATAGCAGTCCTTATAGAAGGCCCGGGCCAAGGGATTGACCGCCAGCAGATCCATCCGGCCATTTCGAACGAACGCCGGACCGGCGGTGACAGCATCCAGCGCCCATTGCAGGCTCTGATGCGGAACATAGGACCTGGAGTTGCGGCGGCGCGGCGGCCGGGCCACCGGACTGGCCGCGTGGGCGAGGTCGAATAAGTGGGCCCGCTCGGCGTCGTCCAGGCACAACGCCCTGGCGATGCTCTCAAGCACCTGCGGGGAAGCTCCGCTGATCGCGCCCCGCTCAAGGCGCGTGTAATACTCCACGCTCAAACCGGCAAGTGTGGCTACTTCACTTCGCCGCAAACCCTTCACACGCCGGTTCGTGCCGGCGGGCAGTCCAACCTGCTCAGGGGCCACCTGGGCACGCCGAGAGATCAGAAATTCGCGGACCTCCGCTCGATTATCCATAGGCTCCACGCTAGGCCAAAGGGGTATCAGGAGGGAGTCCCTCCCGATACCTGCTTCGACAAACGCACGACGGCGACCTCCCGCCGTCGCGCGTTTCCCTCACCCAAATTCCTTGCCCAAGTACGGCGCGGTGTCAGTGTGGGACGTTAGGGTTGGTCCCAAGACATCTGACGAGGAGAGCAATTGCCGTACATCGTTGACTTCAAGAACGTTTCCACCGAGGGCCTGGAGTCTTCTCCGGTTGCCGAGGCGCTCGCAGGGTTGCGCGCCAACGAGGCCCGTTACTACAAGAACAAATACGACCACGACTTCACCGTGAGCCCCGCCAGTGAAGTCCCTGAAGTAGTAGATCGGGTAAGCCGGATCCTGAAGGAAGAGCGGGACATCGTCATCGAGTCCCGCCCTTTGGAGGCGACGGCCTTCGAAGTGGACGGTTTGCGCATGGATTACGTGTTCTACGAGTCAGGGCTGTCCATCAACGTCATGTACAGCATCGAGGACGGCGGGAAGCGGGCGGTCGGTTTCAAACTCACTGACGGCATGGACGTTCCGGAAGAACTGGAATCGCGCTTCAAGTTCGCCCGCCAGAAATCCAAGCTGGCAGGGGTGATCCGGGGTTCGTACTTCGTGATCAAGGGTCAATACTGACCGCTGGCTGTGAATATGGGCCCTATGCCAACGGGCGGGGACCCTCTATTCTCTTGACATGGGCGTTTGGGGAGCGTTGAACCGAACCAAACCTGGTTGCAACGGCATCGGGCGCAGGTGACTCATGGATCCCCACAACAAGGTCCCTCCCCCGGACAATTACGCCGCGTTCCTTGCTCGGCTGGATGCGGCGACCACAAGCCTGAGCACCCGGGCGAGGGCCTTGGACAAGGCGTTGACTGCGGTCTCGCTGCTCTTGGGACGATATCAACGGGCCCTTCGTGGTTGGGAACGGAGATTGGTCCGCGTCAATGAGGAACTAGCCCGTCATTCCGGCGAGCCGCAGACGTCGGCGGCCCTCAATGAGCTCCAACGAACTGCTGTTCAGATGGAGTCAATGCACAGTGCACAGGTTCTGCGGCTCACAGAGAAACTGTCACTCATGCAAGGACGACTCGACGCCATCGGCCGGTCGGTCCGGGAGCTTGAAGTCAGCAGAGCCAAACTGGATACGTCCCGTAGGTTGTCACAGGACCGCGAAAACCTGAGCAAGGCCCTCTATGAACTTGCTGGTACCGGCGGTGGCGGCGCGAAGGTCCCCGATCTGGGATTGCGGAATGATCTTAAGGAAGCACGCGAGGCAGTAATTCTGGCCGAAGCACTCCTGGAAGTGAAGGAATCCTGACCATGGAGAACACGCCCGACGCTGTTGAAATCGTGCGCTGGATGAGGAAACCCGGCGACAAACCCATCATCAAATTTGTCACTTTCAGCATTCTTGCTGTGATCCTGTGGCTGGTACTGATGATCTTCATGGCTGCCCTGAGAAGCTTCATCCCCGCGGCGATATTCACAGCCGTGTTCGCTGCGATCCTCACTATTCCGACCATCGCCGCCCAGAGGAGCCTGATGCGGGGCTTGGCAAAACGGATCAACGACACCCTCGCGGAGCTAACCGGAAGCTTCGACGACAAGGTCTCCACAAAGCAGCTACGGAAATTGATCAAGAGCGGCGAACAGCTTCCACTGCTCATCAACGGGGTTCCCGGTTTGCGGCTGCACGTGAAGAGGGTCGCCAGTGCCAAGGAAGACGGCTCCGAGAAACTCCTCGCAGTCATCACGGTTGCTCCGGTGAGCAGTGGCACTGCCAGCTTTGACCGGCTGCTCGAGGCGGCGTTGTACGGAGGACAGTAGCGCGGGAGCTGGCCGCCAGGAGGCTGCTGAATTAGTCGCGCCGTGGGGTGCGTCGGCTGGACTCGTGGGGCTGGTTGCTATGACTGTTCCTATCCAACCGCAGGCACCGTCCGACGGGGCCATCGACAAAAAATCGTTGGATGAAGCCCGGGATCTGAGGCAGAATAAGGGTAAGCGGGCGGAACGACCCCGTTGTCGCACCCAAGGGTGCTGACCAGAACACGCCGCTAGACGGCCATTGGTGGCGTTCCGCCCGCCCCAACCACCCGCTTATTCAGCAGTCTCCTAGCCCTTGGGCACTAGAACGGGCCTGTCACGTTTCAGGCGAAGCTTCCATGGCGTCAGCGCAGATTCAAGCTGCTCCCGGAGATTCATTTTGGAAGCCCCCTCCACGCGTTCTTCAAAATGAATGGGCACCTCGGTGATCTCGAGGGCCCGCTGAGCGGCCCTGTAGTTCATCTCGACTTGGAAGGAATAGCCATCACTCTTGATCGTTGAGACGTCAATGAGGCCGAGGGCTAAAGCACTCCAGGCTTTATACCCAGCCGTGCAGTCCTTCACTTTCAACCCCAAGATCACGCTCACGTAGAAGTTGGCCCAAGCGGAGAGGGCCTTTCGGTGCCAGGGCCATTCCGACGCCGTAGAGCCCCCGGCAACATAGCGCGAGCCGATAACAACGTCGGCATTCTCCTTCAGAATCTTGTCAATCATGGCTGGGATTGCTGCCACCGGATGGGATAAATCAGCGTCCATTTGGATGACAATTTCTGCATCTTGTGCCAACGCCCGGGTCATCCCAGCCACGTACGCTCGGCCCAAACCATCCTTTTCAGCCCGATGCAGCACGGAAACGGCGCCGTTCGATTTCTTTGCCAACCTGTCTGCGACCTCCCCTGTCCCATCTGGGGAACTGTCATCGACAATGAGCACGTGGAGATTCGGAATGCCCAGTGAATCAAGCTGGGACGTCAGTAGCGGAAGATTCTCCCGTTCATTGTAAGTCGGTACGACAACGGTGACTTTTGGTGCTGTAGTGGTCAAAATATGGGTCCCCAATTCGGTTTCAGAAAGCGCTCGGTCCGTGCTGAACTGCACATGTCCGGGCCGGGTCAGTCTATTGATATCGCAGGGGCAATCTGAAACCGGGCCCACGCCAATCCGTGGGGCAAAAATGTCTGGCTCTGGACACATGGTTGATCCATCGAGACGGTTGGGGAATCTTGCGCACCGCGGCCAGCGGCTCTGGGTCCTAAAAATGTCAGACCCTGGTGAGAGGGTTTATTCATGGCAAGCATTGGGGAGATTGTGGCGCGACGGGCAGCGATGTCTGGTGCCACGTTGCGCCCCCGAAGAGTTCCCCGAGCAAGCCACACCGTTCCTGCCAACGAGATGGCGGCCCATGAAAGCCCGACGGCGGTAGTCACCGATTCGGACAACCCCAGGGGCATTTGGCTGCTTCGCGGCATTGAACCAGAGCCCGTCTCTGAGCCTGATGAAGTGGACCGTGAAGTCGAGCTGGTCCGCGGCGTTGAACCGCAATCCTTCGCCCCCATTGATGAAGTGGACCGTGAAGTCGAGCTGGTTCGCGGCGTTGAACCGCAATCCTTCGCCCCCATTGGTGAAGTGGACCCTGAAATCGCTCCTGAAGTCGCCTCTGTTTCCCCGGGAACTGACGATTTCCCTAGGTTTAGCGTTTCCCACGGGCTTGACGGTGCGCTGGGACTTGAGGGTGCGCTGACTGAAAGCGTTGAGGCGTTGGAATCCCTGCGTTCCTTCACCGTAGGCGGTGCCCTGACATTCGGGTTCACCGAGGCCGCGGGGTTCGCCGGGCGGGTGGAGGAGATTGCCCGGACCGTGGAGTACCTGCAGGTCATCGCGGCGCACGCCGTGGAACGGACCCGCACGCAGGCCCAGCAGGCACGGCCCTCATCCGCGGCCGGCACGGGATGGCAGACAGGCTGGACCAACCCCGGAACCACCGCTTCGGACTCAGCCGGGGCTGTTGCTGGATCCGATGCTCCTGATGGATCCGCTACTACTGCGGGGCCAGGTGTTGTGGCTTCGGCAGTAGTTGTTACTGCGGCGGACGCTGGAGCGGTGGCCGAGGATGGCTACCGGAACGCCACGGAATTCCTCCGCGCGAGCCTGCGGATCAGCAAAAGCGAAGCCAACCGCCGCCTCGCCCTGGCCTCCCAGGTCCTCCCCCGGACCGGAATCGCCGGGCAACACATCCCGCCCCGCCGCGAAATCCTCGCCCAAGCCCTCGAAACCACACAGATACCCACCCGGTCCGCGACCATCATCAGCAGCGCACTGGAAAATGTCCGGCTGCTCACCGATGACGACACCCTCACCCGGATGGAACACGCCCTCACCGCCACAGCCATTGAATCCGACCCGGACTTCGTCACCAAAATGGCTAAACGCTGGGTCGATTCGATCGACCAAGACGGTCCCGAACCGTCCGAGGAAGTTCTCCGCCAACTCCAAGGCGCGTTCTTCCGCCGCCGACGCCGCCACGGGCTCCACCACATCGAAATCTTCGCCACCGCCGAACAATACGAAACCCTCACCACCGCCATGAACGTCGCCACCAACCCCCGACTCACCACCGGAGACAGCAACATCAATGGCGAGGGCGGCGGGACGAACAATGCCACCGGCGAAGGCGACGAGAGCGGTGACGGGAGCGGCGGCGGTAACAACGAGGCCACCGGGCACAACGAAACCACGGGCCCGGATCTGGACCGGCGTTCCCGGCCCATGAAACTCCTCGACGGACTCGTCGGAGCCTGTGCCGTCGCGATGACCACCGGGAAACTGCCAGCCAACGGCGGACTCCGACCCCAACTCACCCTCACCATCGACGAACGCGACCTCTTCGAACGACGCAACGACCATCAACGACTCAGCACCGGGACAGCAACGTTCCTGGGTCCGATGCACCCCAACACCATCCGCAAAATCGCCTGCGACGCCGACATCCTTCCCGTCCTGCTCGGCAGCGACTCCCGCGTCCTGGACATCGGCCGGACCACCCGGGTCTTCCCGCCGCACATCCGCAAAGCCATCACCGCCCGTGACGGCGGCTGCGCGTTCCCCGACTGCACCATGCCCGCCCCCTGGTGCGAAGCCCACCACATCACCTACTGGTCACACGGCGGCACCACAGGAACCGAGAACGGCACCCTGCTCTGCAGCCACCACCACGGCGTCATCCACAAAGAACAGTGGAGGATCGACATGACCACCGGCGTGCCCTGGTTCACCCCACCACCACACATCGACCCCAAACAAACACCCCGACGCAACCACCACCACACACCCCTCAGAACATAGGAGTGTGTCGCGTTCAATTGCGCCCCGGCTGCCTCGCTAAACAGCAGTGGCTATCTAACTGACGCCAAAAGCTCACAGCCGAAGGTGACAGCCCGAAGGCGACTGACCGAAGTGACAGCGCGCCGTCGAGCGCTCGTAAACTAAGCCCCGGACGTAAGCTGTGCCCCGGACGTAAGCTGAGCCGCGGCACTAAACTCAGCCGCGGCGGGCCCTCACCGCGACGTCGGCCAGCCCGTGTATGACTCTGCCAAGTACGCCTTGGCGTGCTCGGACGAGACCACGGAATGCAGCTCGCCGAGCTGGCGGGCGCGGTCAAAGTCGTCTGCGCCGGGAACGGTATGCAGCATGGAGGTCATCCAGTAAGAGAAATGCTGGGCCTTCCACACACGGTCCAGGGCGCGATCGCTGTAGGAATCCAGCAGTGCGGTGGAACCGGTGGAGTAGAAGGAGTCCAAGCCTTCGAACAGCACCTTCACGTCGTGTATCGCGAGGTTAAGGCCCTTGGCGCCGGTGGGCGGAACGGTGTGTGCGGCATCGCCGGCAAGGAAAAGATTGCCGTGGCGCATAGGAGTGTGAACGAAGCTTCGGAACGGCAGGACCATCTTTTCCAGGACAGGGCCTTCGTTGAGCTCAAAGCCGTTGCCGTTTACACGTTTGCGCAATTCGGACCAGATGCGTTCATCGTCCCAGTCGGCCACGTTTTCCTTGGGGTCGCACTGGAAGTACATGCGCTGTACTGTCTCGGTTCTCTGGCTGATCAAGGCAAAACCGTGCTCGGAGTTTGCATAGATCAGTTCGTCAGAGCTGCGCGGAGCCTGGGCCAGGATACCGAACCAAGCGAACGGGTATTCGTGGAAGAACCACTTCCGGTTGGCTTCGGGGATCTGGAAGCGGCAGTGGCTCCGGGACCCATCAGCGCCAACGAGGAAGTCGGCCTGAATCTCGAACTCGTGGCCCTCCGAGTCAGTGAACCAGACTTTCGGCTGACCCTCGAGATCGTGAACCGTGGTGTCTGTGACGCTGTACCGAACGTCGCCACCGTCGGCCTCGCGCCGTGCGGCGAGGTCGGCGAACACGTCCGTTTGCGGGTACAACCATACGGACTCACCAACCAACTCTTTGAAGTTGATGCGGTGACTTTCGCCGTTGAATCGCAACTCGATGCCATCGTGCCGGTCACCTTCGCGCAGCACCCGGTCTGAGACGCCGGAGTCCACCAGCAGGTTGACAGTGCCATGTTCCAGGATGCCGGCGCGAACAGTTTGGTGGATCTGTTCGCGGCTGCGGACCTCCACCACCACGGATTCGATGCCTTGCTTGGCCAGCAAGTGGGAGAGCATGAGCCCGGCCGGTCCTGCGCCCATGATGGCGACTTGAGTAGTAACGGTAGTGCGTGCCATGGTGTTCCTCGCTTCGTTGCGGTCCCGCTGGGACGGGATGAGCCTGGAATCAGTGTGGCGCGTGCCGGGTGACCGACGTTACATGGATTCCGTTCAACGGAAACCCATATCAATCCCTAAGTTGTCTGCCTATGCCCCGGGCAGCGGTCTGTAGCGCCGGAACGAGGGCCTGCAGCCGCATCTCAGCCAAGGGCACCACCACGCCAAGGGCCGCTACAGAGCGCCGCTTGCCGTTCATCACCGGCACCGCGATACCCCAGGTGTCCGGATCAACGACGCCCGCCAGTTGCGCATAGCCCAGCTGCGCGGCCTCCGCCAACAGGTGCCGTACGACGTCGGAAGTCACCTTTCCAGCCGGGTCATGGAACTGTTCGAGGTACTCCGCCTGCAAGTCTCGGGACTGGTGTGCCATCAGCGCAAGGCCGGCGGAGGAAATGTGGACCGGCATTCGACCGGCGACGCGTGCTCGATTGGCAACCGAGCCACGACGCGAAAGTCGCTCCACGAACAGCGCCTCCCAGCCCTCAAGCACTGCGAGGTTTACGTTCTGGTTCAAGACTTGCTGAATATCCTCCATGAAGGGCATGGCCGCTTGGCGGAGTGCGAGCGTGGGCGAATTTCTGTTGACGAGTTCCCACAATCGGAGCCCGAGCCGAACGTTCCCGCCAGCACCAAGTTCCAGCAAGCCATGCTCGGAGAGTTGCCGGACCAGCCGGTGGGCGGACGACAACGGGAGGCCGGACCTATCGGCGAGTTCGCTCAGTTGCAGCGAGGCGGCGCCTTCGGGGAAGGCTTCAATCACCCGAACTACGCGATCCACCACAGAGTCGCCAGATGCTGAGTTGGCCACGATGCGCTCCTTGCTGCTGTTCCTATGTCAGACGCCTCTTCTACCAAACGTCAGTGCGCGTCTTCCATTCAATGGTAGAACGTGCTTCAGGTTACTCCCGTCGGTGATACAACTCTCATAACTGACCGGCCGTTCTGCTGGCCACATCCACTCTCAAGACGAACTCCCGAGGACACTATGCCAACGATGCCATCTGCCCGCCGCTCCCAATGGCCAGTCTGGCTTTGCTGGCTAGCCATGGTCTTGGACGGCTTCGACCTGGTGGTCCTGGGGACGGTGATTCCAACGCTCATCAAGACCGGCGACATAGGCTTTGACGCCGTTGGAGCTACCTTCGCTGCAACTATCTCCTTGGTAGGCGTGGGACTCGGCGCCCTGTTTATCGCTCCGCTGTCCGATAAGTTCGGCCGACGGAAGCTCTTGATCGCCTGCGTAGCGGGCTTCTCACTCTTCACAATCGGAGTCGCTTTCGCACCCAACGTGGC
This genomic stretch from Micrococcaceae bacterium Sec5.1 harbors:
- a CDS encoding phage tail protein, with amino-acid sequence MPYIVDFKNVSTEGLESSPVAEALAGLRANEARYYKNKYDHDFTVSPASEVPEVVDRVSRILKEERDIVIESRPLEATAFEVDGLRMDYVFYESGLSINVMYSIEDGGKRAVGFKLTDGMDVPEELESRFKFARQKSKLAGVIRGSYFVIKGQY
- a CDS encoding polyprenol monophosphomannose synthase, coding for MTTTAPKVTVVVPTYNERENLPLLTSQLDSLGIPNLHVLIVDDSSPDGTGEVADRLAKKSNGAVSVLHRAEKDGLGRAYVAGMTRALAQDAEIVIQMDADLSHPVAAIPAMIDKILKENADVVIGSRYVAGGSTASEWPWHRKALSAWANFYVSVILGLKVKDCTAGYKAWSALALGLIDVSTIKSDGYSFQVEMNYRAAQRALEITEVPIHFEERVEGASKMNLREQLESALTPWKLRLKRDRPVLVPKG
- a CDS encoding 4-hydroxybenzoate 3-monooxygenase is translated as MARTTVTTQVAIMGAGPAGLMLSHLLAKQGIESVVVEVRSREQIHQTVRAGILEHGTVNLLVDSGVSDRVLREGDRHDGIELRFNGESHRINFKELVGESVWLYPQTDVFADLAARREADGGDVRYSVTDTTVHDLEGQPKVWFTDSEGHEFEIQADFLVGADGSRSHCRFQIPEANRKWFFHEYPFAWFGILAQAPRSSDELIYANSEHGFALISQRTETVQRMYFQCDPKENVADWDDERIWSELRKRVNGNGFELNEGPVLEKMVLPFRSFVHTPMRHGNLFLAGDAAHTVPPTGAKGLNLAIHDVKVLFEGLDSFYSTGSTALLDSYSDRALDRVWKAQHFSYWMTSMLHTVPGADDFDRARQLGELHSVVSSEHAKAYLAESYTGWPTSR
- a CDS encoding IclR family transcriptional regulator; translation: MANSASGDSVVDRVVRVIEAFPEGAASLQLSELADRSGLPLSSAHRLVRQLSEHGLLELGAGGNVRLGLRLWELVNRNSPTLALRQAAMPFMEDIQQVLNQNVNLAVLEGWEALFVERLSRRGSVANRARVAGRMPVHISSAGLALMAHQSRDLQAEYLEQFHDPAGKVTSDVVRHLLAEAAQLGYAQLAGVVDPDTWGIAVPVMNGKRRSVAALGVVVPLAEMRLQALVPALQTAARGIGRQLRD
- a CDS encoding DUF222 domain-containing protein → MASIGEIVARRAAMSGATLRPRRVPRASHTVPANEMAAHESPTAVVTDSDNPRGIWLLRGIEPEPVSEPDEVDREVELVRGVEPQSFAPIDEVDREVELVRGVEPQSFAPIGEVDPEIAPEVASVSPGTDDFPRFSVSHGLDGALGLEGALTESVEALESLRSFTVGGALTFGFTEAAGFAGRVEEIARTVEYLQVIAAHAVERTRTQAQQARPSSAAGTGWQTGWTNPGTTASDSAGAVAGSDAPDGSATTAGPGVVASAVVVTAADAGAVAEDGYRNATEFLRASLRISKSEANRRLALASQVLPRTGIAGQHIPPRREILAQALETTQIPTRSATIISSALENVRLLTDDDTLTRMEHALTATAIESDPDFVTKMAKRWVDSIDQDGPEPSEEVLRQLQGAFFRRRRRHGLHHIEIFATAEQYETLTTAMNVATNPRLTTGDSNINGEGGGTNNATGEGDESGDGSGGGNNEATGHNETTGPDLDRRSRPMKLLDGLVGACAVAMTTGKLPANGGLRPQLTLTIDERDLFERRNDHQRLSTGTATFLGPMHPNTIRKIACDADILPVLLGSDSRVLDIGRTTRVFPPHIRKAITARDGGCAFPDCTMPAPWCEAHHITYWSHGGTTGTENGTLLCSHHHGVIHKEQWRIDMTTGVPWFTPPPHIDPKQTPRRNHHHTPLRT
- a CDS encoding helix-turn-helix transcriptional regulator produces the protein MDNRAEVREFLISRRAQVAPEQVGLPAGTNRRVKGLRRSEVATLAGLSVEYYTRLERGAISGASPQVLESIARALCLDDAERAHLFDLAHAASPVARPPRRRNSRSYVPHQSLQWALDAVTAGPAFVRNGRMDLLAVNPLARAFYKDCYDMPGQPPNIARFTFLDERAHDFYPDWDAFAEVTVSILRTEAGRDPHNKELHDLIGELGTRSDEFRKRWGAHNVRHHGTGFKTFNHPVVGELTLAFEGLEMAAEPGLTLTIYSAEPGSASAERLQLLASWAASEYGSTAQAEPERAASDG